One window from the genome of Carnobacteriaceae bacterium zg-84 encodes:
- the rpiA gene encoding ribose-5-phosphate isomerase RpiA — MNLKELVGRQAANYVKDGMIVGLGTGSTAYYFVDEIGQRVQKGLNIIGVTTSMATKKQAEELGIPLKSVDEVPYIDVTVDGADEVNHQLNGIKGGGGALLFEKIVARHSKKIVWVVDKSKVVDTLGKFPLPVEVVKYGSTCLLNYFTEKGYSPVLRQKDNAVFVTDDGNYIIDLHLDKIEDEYALAKELDSLTGVVEHGLFLDMTSVALVGTENGVEEKYHV, encoded by the coding sequence ATGAACTTAAAAGAATTAGTAGGTAGACAAGCAGCAAATTATGTAAAAGATGGTATGATTGTTGGGTTAGGAACAGGTTCCACAGCATATTATTTTGTAGATGAAATAGGACAGCGTGTTCAAAAAGGTTTAAATATTATTGGTGTTACGACATCTATGGCAACAAAAAAACAAGCAGAAGAGTTAGGTATTCCTTTAAAAAGTGTCGATGAAGTACCATATATTGATGTGACGGTTGATGGAGCTGATGAAGTAAATCATCAGTTGAATGGTATTAAAGGTGGCGGTGGAGCATTATTATTTGAGAAAATAGTAGCACGTCACTCCAAAAAAATTGTGTGGGTAGTAGATAAGTCTAAAGTGGTAGATACACTTGGGAAATTCCCGCTTCCCGTTGAGGTTGTCAAATATGGTTCTACTTGTCTTTTAAACTATTTTACAGAAAAAGGCTACTCTCCTGTTTTACGCCAAAAAGATAATGCTGTCTTTGTAACAGACGATGGCAATTATATTATCGACTTGCATTTAGACAAAATTGAAGATGAATATGCACTTGCGAAAGAGTTAGATAGTTTAACAGGTGTTGTTGAACATGGATTATTTTTAGATATGACATCGGTCGCATTGGTTGGGACGGAAAATGGTGTGGAGGAAAAATATCATGTTTAG
- a CDS encoding tetratricopeptide repeat protein, producing the protein MQEFEKKQLTLWDKAQEFDKIIHYIDLLKEPTYEHLGKKVSALNNVRRYYEAIDLLETIKEDGKNDGTWYYRYGYALICLEQYQKAEEYLRQAVALNDKDGDAWYLLSVLYEYYLPNEEKLSEVVETLQTVSYLSEDLLPREFLQNQQFNREYVLFAKTDVPNKDHIINDYQKFIQALEKVVKYHHQIPKLVISLAKSILQKIDEQIELDLENSLESELSYILSWFGVDEMIYERSLYIFTYTLFFGKEEHASPENLLTILTASDEENYQFIIDFIDLLPAEEQEVHAEWKVGAYIHLGEYGQAINVLEQYREDNKRNSQWHYTYGFCLMHFSEYEKAKEYLLLAVEYDYTNEQAWRLLEHVFLEGLDDLTNANWAREQREKYCIDDEKGEY; encoded by the coding sequence ATGCAAGAATTTGAAAAAAAACAGTTAACCTTGTGGGATAAAGCACAAGAGTTTGATAAAATCATCCATTATATTGATTTGTTAAAAGAGCCAACTTATGAACATTTAGGAAAGAAAGTATCCGCTTTGAATAATGTTAGACGATACTATGAAGCCATTGATTTACTGGAAACGATAAAAGAAGATGGGAAAAATGATGGCACATGGTATTATCGTTATGGATATGCGTTAATTTGTTTAGAACAATATCAAAAGGCAGAAGAATATTTACGACAAGCTGTTGCCTTGAATGATAAAGACGGGGACGCATGGTACTTGTTAAGTGTCCTTTATGAATATTATTTACCCAATGAAGAAAAATTAAGTGAAGTGGTTGAAACATTACAAACGGTGTCGTATTTATCCGAAGATTTATTGCCCCGAGAATTTTTACAAAATCAACAATTTAATCGAGAATATGTATTATTTGCCAAAACAGATGTACCAAATAAAGACCATATTATAAACGACTATCAAAAGTTTATTCAAGCTTTAGAAAAAGTTGTCAAATATCATCATCAAATCCCAAAATTAGTGATTAGTTTAGCAAAATCCATTTTACAGAAGATTGATGAACAGATTGAATTAGATTTAGAAAATAGTTTAGAAAGTGAATTATCATATATTTTATCTTGGTTTGGTGTAGATGAGATGATATATGAGCGGAGTTTATATATTTTTACATATACTCTGTTTTTTGGAAAAGAAGAACACGCATCTCCAGAGAATTTGTTAACGATTTTGACGGCAAGTGATGAAGAAAACTATCAATTTATTATTGATTTCATTGATTTATTACCAGCTGAAGAACAAGAGGTTCATGCAGAATGGAAAGTAGGTGCATACATACATTTAGGTGAGTATGGACAAGCGATAAATGTTTTAGAACAGTATCGTGAGGATAATAAGAGAAATAGTCAGTGGCATTATACCTATGGCTTTTGTTTAATGCATTTTTCAGAATATGAAAAAGCTAAAGAATATTTACTTTTAGCTGTTGAGTATGATTATACAAATGAACAAGCATGGCGATTACTTGAACATGTCTTTTTAGAAGGCTTAGATGATTTGACAAATGCGAATTGGGCAAGAGAACAAAGAGAAAAGTATTGTATTGATGATGAAAAGGGAGAGTATTAG
- the coaBC gene encoding bifunctional phosphopantothenoylcysteine decarboxylase/phosphopantothenate--cysteine ligase CoaBC: MNILIIVTGGIAAYKSLDLVSQLMKKGYRVRVVMTKNAQKFVTPLSFQVLTKHEVYIDTFDEVDASSIQHIDLGKWADKVIVAPATANIIAKLANGIADDLASSLLLAVTPLSKVYVVPAMNTNMYEHPITQKNRQKLSELGMSVLEADTGVLACGDVGKGKFPKVERIIEEIFTSIDKNVLITAGPTKEFIDPFRCITNPSSGKMGVALAREFAKVGANVTLVTSVPILEHIPNITVVPIVSTQDMYEAVVSRFEQQDIIIKAAAVSDYTPIEVFDKKVKKQDGNITITFKRTPDILKYIGTHKKSHQIVVGFAAETHDLIQYASEKIDKKHLDMIVANDISKAGIGFGSDDNEVYLIDADKHVEKIEKVSKIEIAKKIVQRLLSMSSL; this comes from the coding sequence ATGAATATTCTAATCATTGTTACAGGTGGCATCGCAGCGTATAAATCTCTTGATTTAGTTAGTCAGTTGATGAAAAAAGGTTATCGTGTAAGAGTTGTGATGACGAAAAATGCTCAAAAGTTTGTGACACCATTATCGTTTCAGGTGTTAACAAAACATGAAGTATATATAGATACATTTGATGAGGTTGATGCAAGTAGTATTCAACATATTGATTTAGGAAAATGGGCAGATAAAGTCATTGTTGCACCAGCAACAGCAAATATAATCGCAAAATTGGCTAATGGTATCGCAGATGATTTAGCATCTTCTTTATTGTTGGCTGTAACACCTTTGTCGAAAGTGTATGTGGTTCCTGCGATGAATACAAATATGTACGAGCATCCAATCACACAAAAAAATCGACAAAAACTATCTGAATTAGGGATGTCAGTGTTAGAAGCAGACACGGGAGTATTAGCTTGTGGAGATGTTGGGAAAGGGAAATTTCCAAAAGTAGAACGTATTATCGAAGAGATATTCACGTCTATTGACAAAAATGTGTTAATAACAGCGGGGCCGACAAAAGAATTTATTGATCCTTTTAGATGTATTACCAATCCGTCTAGTGGTAAAATGGGCGTTGCTTTGGCAAGAGAGTTTGCTAAAGTAGGTGCGAATGTTACATTAGTAACGAGTGTTCCTATTTTAGAACATATCCCCAATATAACAGTTGTACCGATTGTGAGTACACAAGATATGTATGAAGCAGTTGTGTCACGTTTTGAGCAACAAGATATTATTATAAAAGCGGCGGCAGTGTCAGACTATACGCCAATAGAAGTATTTGATAAAAAAGTGAAAAAACAAGACGGAAACATAACAATAACCTTCAAACGTACACCTGATATTTTAAAATATATAGGCACACATAAAAAATCACATCAAATAGTTGTTGGATTTGCCGCTGAAACACATGATTTAATACAATATGCGTCAGAAAAAATCGACAAAAAACATTTAGATATGATTGTTGCCAATGATATTTCTAAAGCCGGAATTGGTTTTGGTTCTGATGATAATGAAGTGTATTTGATTGATGCGGATAAACATGTCGAAAAAATAGAAAAGGTAAGTAAAATTGAGATTGCCAAAAAAATCGTACAACGATTATTAAGTATGTCTAGCTTATAA
- the nrdE gene encoding class 1b ribonucleoside-diphosphate reductase subunit alpha yields the protein MQEVTYFKLNNELNRPVDGKIPMHKDKEAARAYFLEHVNPNTVFFYTLDEKLDYLMDNDYLEREFLEKYDRQFVKELMSITYAKKFRFKSFMSAFKFYTQYALKTNDGKRYLERYEDRIVFCALYLANGDEALATQLASEMIHQRYQPATPTFLNAGRKRRGELVSCFLIQVTDDMNSIGRAINSALQLSRIGGGVGVSLSNIRAAGDPIKKIENASSGIVPVMKLLEDSFSYSNQLGQRNGAGAVYLNVFHPDIVSFLSTKKENADEKIRVKTLSLGLVVPDKFYELAAKDSTMYLFSPYDVEREYGVPFSYVDITKEYDNLVNNPNIKKSKIQARELENEISKLQQESGYPYIVNIDTANRSNPIDGKIIMSNLCSEILQVQRHSVINDAQEFEVLGTDISCNLGSTNIPNLMQSPDFGKSVEAMVRALTFVTDASNIVAVPTVQNGNAKAHTIGLGGMGLHTLFALNKMEYGSPESVEFTDVYFMLLNYYTLLASHKIAKERGISFDGFEKSKYYTGEYFDVYTKEDYTFQFDKVAALFENIHVPTAQDWEQLKADIHEGGLYHQNRLAIAPTGSISYVNETSASLHPITRLIEERQEKKTGKTYYPAPYLSNDTLPFYKSAYDIDMRKVIDVYAAAQKHIDQGMSLTLFMRSDIPEGMYEWKKGRTSKMTTRDLNILRNYAWKKGIKSIYYVRTFTENSEEIGSNACESCTI from the coding sequence ATGCAAGAAGTAACGTACTTCAAACTGAATAATGAATTAAATCGTCCAGTAGACGGTAAAATTCCAATGCACAAAGATAAAGAAGCAGCAAGAGCTTATTTCCTAGAGCATGTTAATCCAAATACAGTATTCTTTTATACATTGGACGAAAAATTAGATTATTTAATGGATAATGATTATTTAGAACGTGAATTTTTGGAAAAATATGACCGTCAATTTGTGAAAGAATTGATGTCTATTACATACGCTAAAAAATTCCGTTTTAAATCATTTATGTCTGCCTTTAAGTTTTATACACAATATGCATTAAAGACGAATGATGGAAAACGTTACTTAGAACGTTATGAAGATCGTATTGTTTTTTGTGCGTTGTATTTAGCAAATGGAGATGAAGCTTTGGCGACACAATTAGCTTCAGAAATGATTCATCAACGTTATCAACCAGCAACACCAACATTTTTAAATGCAGGACGTAAAAGACGTGGAGAGTTAGTATCATGCTTTTTAATTCAAGTGACAGATGATATGAATAGTATTGGACGTGCTATCAATAGTGCTTTACAGTTATCACGTATTGGTGGTGGTGTTGGAGTTTCTTTAAGTAATATACGTGCGGCAGGAGATCCAATTAAAAAAATTGAGAATGCATCAAGTGGTATTGTTCCTGTTATGAAACTATTAGAAGATAGTTTTAGCTATTCTAATCAATTAGGACAAAGAAATGGTGCGGGAGCTGTTTATTTAAATGTTTTCCATCCAGATATTGTATCTTTCTTATCTACAAAAAAAGAGAATGCAGATGAAAAAATTCGTGTGAAAACATTGTCTTTAGGTCTTGTTGTTCCTGATAAGTTTTATGAATTAGCAGCTAAAGATAGTACAATGTATTTATTTAGTCCTTATGATGTTGAACGTGAGTATGGTGTTCCATTCTCTTATGTGGATATTACAAAAGAATATGATAATTTAGTCAATAATCCAAATATTAAAAAATCAAAAATTCAAGCACGTGAATTAGAAAATGAGATTAGTAAACTTCAACAAGAATCAGGTTATCCATATATTGTTAATATTGACACAGCTAATCGTTCTAATCCAATTGATGGTAAAATTATTATGAGTAATCTATGTTCAGAGATTTTACAAGTTCAACGTCACTCTGTTATCAATGATGCTCAAGAGTTTGAAGTTTTAGGAACAGATATTAGTTGTAATTTAGGGTCAACAAATATTCCGAACTTGATGCAATCACCAGATTTTGGTAAATCAGTGGAAGCTATGGTACGTGCATTAACATTTGTTACAGATGCATCAAATATTGTTGCCGTTCCAACAGTACAAAATGGAAATGCCAAAGCACATACGATTGGTTTAGGTGGTATGGGATTACACACTTTATTTGCATTAAATAAAATGGAATATGGTAGCCCAGAGTCAGTTGAATTTACAGATGTTTATTTCATGTTATTGAATTACTATACATTGTTAGCCAGTCATAAAATTGCAAAAGAACGTGGCATCAGTTTTGATGGATTTGAAAAGTCAAAATATTACACTGGTGAGTATTTTGATGTGTATACAAAAGAAGATTACACATTCCAATTTGATAAAGTAGCTGCTTTATTTGAAAATATTCACGTGCCAACTGCACAGGATTGGGAACAATTAAAAGCAGATATCCATGAAGGTGGATTGTATCATCAAAATCGTTTAGCGATTGCTCCAACTGGTTCTATTAGTTATGTAAATGAAACATCTGCAAGTTTACATCCAATTACACGTTTAATTGAAGAACGTCAAGAGAAAAAAACAGGTAAAACATATTATCCAGCACCTTATTTATCAAATGATACATTACCATTTTATAAATCGGCGTATGATATTGATATGAGAAAAGTCATTGATGTGTATGCTGCGGCACAAAAACATATTGATCAAGGTATGAGCTTAACCTTATTTATGCGTTCAGATATTCCAGAAGGAATGTATGAATGGAAAAAAGGTCGTACAAGTAAAATGACAACAAGAGATTTAAATATTTTACGTAATTATGCATGGAAAAAAGGGATTAAATCCATTTATTATGTCCGTACATTTACAGAGAATAGTGAAGAAATCGGAAGTAATGCATGTGAAAGTTGTACAATTTAA
- the nrdI gene encoding class Ib ribonucleoside-diphosphate reductase assembly flavoprotein NrdI, whose translation MKVVYMSMTGQTKKFVKKLEMDSLEITMSNAFQEIYEPYVVVAPTYEIEATSILNDFIETGNNQAYLKGIAGGGNRNFNTLFCFTAKDLAEQYQVPILHMFEFQGSNYDVEYFKEKVRELGES comes from the coding sequence ATGAAAGTTGTATATATGTCTATGACAGGACAAACAAAAAAATTTGTAAAAAAGCTTGAAATGGATAGTTTAGAAATTACAATGAGTAATGCTTTTCAAGAAATTTATGAACCTTATGTTGTCGTTGCACCAACGTATGAAATTGAAGCAACGAGTATTTTAAATGATTTTATTGAAACAGGAAATAATCAAGCGTATTTGAAAGGTATTGCAGGTGGTGGAAACCGTAACTTCAATACACTATTTTGTTTTACAGCAAAAGATTTGGCAGAACAATATCAAGTGCCGATATTACATATGTTTGAGTTTCAAGGATCAAATTATGATGTGGAATATTTTAAGGAAAAGGTGAGAGAACTTGGAGAATCCTAA
- the floA gene encoding flotillin-like protein FloA (flotillin-like protein involved in membrane lipid rafts): protein MEIEQFLPLIIIVAVFVVALSIFLTFVPLGLWVTAHFSGVKVSVMTLVGMRLRRVAPHRIIQPMIKATKAGLNISIDKLEAHYLAGGDVNMVIDALIAAQRANIDLEFEQAAAIDLAGRNVFEAVQVSVNPKVIETPVIAGVAMNGIEVRAKAKVTVRANIERLVGGAGEETIIARVGEGIVTTVGSAAHHSIVLENPDSISQTILRKGLDSGTAFEILSIDIADVDVGRNIGAKLQAEQAEADKKIAQAKAEERRSLAIAQEQEMLAEVQRMKAKVVEAESLVPQALAEALRTGKLGVMDYYKMNNVIADTQMRQTIAGDKGDKTADIIHE from the coding sequence ATGGAAATTGAACAATTTTTACCATTGATTATTATTGTTGCTGTATTTGTTGTGGCACTATCTATTTTCTTAACATTTGTGCCATTAGGGTTATGGGTAACAGCACATTTTTCAGGTGTTAAAGTGAGCGTGATGACACTTGTAGGAATGCGTTTAAGACGAGTAGCACCACATCGTATTATTCAACCGATGATTAAAGCAACAAAAGCAGGTTTAAATATTAGTATTGATAAATTAGAGGCTCACTATTTAGCAGGTGGGGATGTCAATATGGTTATTGACGCATTGATTGCAGCACAACGTGCGAATATTGATTTAGAATTTGAACAAGCAGCAGCGATTGATTTAGCAGGTCGTAATGTGTTTGAAGCTGTTCAAGTAAGTGTAAATCCGAAAGTCATTGAAACACCTGTTATTGCAGGGGTTGCAATGAATGGGATTGAAGTTAGAGCAAAAGCAAAAGTGACTGTTCGTGCAAATATTGAGCGTTTAGTCGGAGGTGCGGGAGAAGAAACCATTATCGCACGTGTTGGAGAAGGTATTGTCACGACTGTTGGTAGTGCGGCACATCATTCTATTGTTTTGGAAAATCCAGATTCTATTTCACAAACGATTTTAAGAAAAGGGCTTGATTCAGGAACAGCTTTTGAAATCTTATCCATTGATATAGCCGATGTTGATGTGGGTAGAAATATAGGAGCGAAATTACAAGCAGAACAAGCTGAAGCCGATAAAAAAATTGCTCAAGCAAAAGCAGAGGAGCGTCGTTCTTTAGCGATTGCACAAGAACAAGAAATGTTAGCAGAAGTGCAACGTATGAAAGCGAAAGTAGTCGAAGCAGAATCTCTTGTACCGCAGGCACTTGCTGAAGCACTCAGAACAGGTAAATTAGGTGTCATGGATTACTATAAAATGAATAATGTCATTGCTGATACACAGATGCGTCAAACTATTGCAGGCGACAAAGGAGATAAAACAGCCGATATTATTCATGAATAG
- a CDS encoding hydrolase: MDILLLTSGFIGILIIIFSRYALFGGLMTIVSFLTYFTLLGTGQWVYLILLLFGLSLIALEFIVPSFGIIGVTGTIMTGMGLFMSSASPMRTLLNFSIALLITVVLAMLLIKIGYKTRLGRGLVLVDRLSDSGGFKSYQDDYQRYLHQIGKTTTSLRPVGRAMFDGEEVEVLSTGEMIDASKTVVVYKVEGNKVFVRLK; this comes from the coding sequence ATGGATATTTTGCTTTTAACGAGTGGATTTATAGGAATTTTAATCATTATTTTTAGTAGATATGCTCTCTTTGGTGGATTGATGACGATTGTATCTTTTTTGACCTATTTTACACTTTTAGGTACAGGTCAGTGGGTATATCTCATTTTGTTATTATTTGGATTATCTTTAATTGCATTAGAATTTATTGTGCCGAGTTTTGGTATCATTGGTGTTACAGGAACAATTATGACAGGAATGGGATTGTTTATGTCTAGTGCCTCTCCAATGCGAACGCTGCTTAATTTTTCTATTGCTTTATTGATAACCGTTGTATTGGCAATGTTACTGATTAAAATAGGTTATAAAACAAGATTGGGTAGAGGACTTGTTTTAGTTGATCGACTATCTGATTCAGGTGGATTTAAATCGTATCAAGATGATTATCAACGCTATTTGCACCAAATTGGAAAGACAACAACAAGTTTAAGACCAGTTGGTAGAGCAATGTTTGATGGAGAAGAAGTGGAGGTGTTATCAACTGGAGAGATGATTGATGCATCGAAAACAGTTGTAGTATACAAAGTAGAAGGTAATAAAGTATTTGTAAGATTAAAATAA
- a CDS encoding flavodoxin, whose amino-acid sequence MVSALVVFASLTGSTEECADIVAESLEALGAQVDVVECSQASASDFQKYDLCLVGSYTYGDGELPDEIVDLYEELAEEDLSGKVFGVFGSGDTYYDHYCQAVILFEEQFGKTGALKGAESVKIELNAEEDDIENLKNFSKQLITSFENK is encoded by the coding sequence ATGGTTTCAGCTTTAGTTGTTTTTGCAAGTTTAACAGGGAGTACAGAAGAGTGTGCAGATATTGTAGCAGAATCTCTTGAAGCATTAGGTGCTCAAGTAGATGTTGTAGAGTGTTCTCAAGCAAGCGCAAGCGACTTCCAAAAATATGATTTATGTCTTGTTGGTTCTTACACTTATGGTGACGGTGAATTACCAGATGAAATCGTTGATTTGTATGAAGAATTAGCCGAAGAAGATTTATCCGGAAAAGTCTTTGGTGTCTTTGGTTCTGGGGATACTTATTATGATCATTATTGCCAAGCTGTTATCTTATTTGAAGAACAATTCGGTAAAACAGGTGCTTTAAAAGGTGCTGAAAGTGTAAAAATAGAGTTAAATGCCGAAGAAGATGATATTGAAAACTTAAAAAACTTCTCAAAACAACTTATCACTTCTTTTGAAAACAAATAG
- a CDS encoding aminopeptidase, with protein sequence MALENFDILLEKYAHLLIKKGINVQKGHTVRLTVDVEQAHFARLLVKTAYEYGASEVSVQWVDDIVSKETLIHLPESDLTTIPDYVKQESTHFLNKKASRLVIRSSAPNAFEGVDTLRIAKRQEALNIALNEQRIATQSNKISWTLGAASSPAWAKMIFPHLETEEEQVDALWDAIFKMNRIYDEDPISSWTKHEALLNEKAAILNKEQFDALHYTAPGTDLTLGLPKHHIWESAGSTNAQGEVFIANMPTEEIFTAPDYRRADGYVSSTKPLSYAGVVIEGMKFTFKDGQITDVTAEKGEDTIKQLIEQQGARSLGEVALVAHKTPISMSGLTFFNTLFDENASNHLAIGSAYPSSLEGGVQMTQAELKEAGLNISTTHVDFMIGSEYMDIDGIREDGSRVPIFRNGEWAI encoded by the coding sequence ATGGCATTAGAAAATTTTGATATATTGTTAGAAAAATATGCACATTTATTGATTAAAAAAGGAATAAATGTACAAAAAGGACATACTGTTCGTTTAACAGTTGATGTAGAACAAGCACATTTTGCTCGTTTATTAGTCAAAACAGCTTATGAATATGGTGCAAGTGAAGTATCTGTTCAATGGGTTGATGATATTGTTTCTAAAGAAACACTTATTCACTTGCCTGAAAGTGATTTAACAACGATTCCGGATTATGTGAAACAAGAATCTACTCACTTTTTAAATAAAAAAGCAAGTAGATTAGTCATTCGTTCATCTGCACCTAATGCTTTTGAAGGTGTCGATACATTACGTATTGCTAAACGTCAAGAAGCATTAAATATTGCATTAAACGAACAACGTATTGCTACACAATCAAATAAAATTAGTTGGACATTAGGTGCTGCCTCTAGTCCTGCATGGGCAAAAATGATTTTCCCTCATTTAGAAACAGAAGAAGAGCAAGTAGATGCTCTATGGGATGCTATTTTTAAAATGAATCGAATTTATGACGAAGATCCAATTAGCTCTTGGACAAAACACGAAGCATTATTAAATGAAAAAGCTGCAATATTAAACAAAGAACAATTTGATGCTTTGCACTACACAGCTCCTGGAACAGATTTAACACTTGGCTTACCAAAACATCACATTTGGGAATCTGCTGGTAGTACAAATGCACAAGGTGAAGTTTTCATTGCAAATATGCCAACAGAGGAAATTTTTACAGCTCCAGACTATCGCCGTGCTGACGGTTATGTTTCTAGTACAAAACCGTTAAGCTATGCAGGTGTTGTTATTGAGGGTATGAAATTCACATTTAAAGACGGTCAAATCACAGATGTTACTGCTGAAAAAGGTGAAGATACTATCAAACAACTAATTGAACAACAAGGTGCACGTAGTTTAGGCGAAGTTGCACTTGTCGCACATAAAACACCTATCTCTATGTCTGGTTTAACATTCTTCAATACATTATTCGATGAAAATGCATCAAATCATCTTGCTATTGGCTCTGCCTATCCTTCAAGTCTAGAAGGCGGTGTTCAAATGACACAAGCTGAATTAAAAGAAGCAGGCTTAAATATTTCAACAACACACGTTGATTTCATGATTGGATCTGAATATATGGATATTGACGGTATTCGTGAAGACGGTAGCCGTGTCCCAATTTTCAGAAATGGAGAATGGGCAATCTAA
- a CDS encoding Na/Pi cotransporter family protein — translation MTLDMILGAIAGLCLFLYGMKMMADGLQKVAGNKLKGIIQSLTRNRFMAVLVGAFVTMVIQSSSATSVMVVGFVNAGLMTLQQAVGIIFGANIGTTITAQLVTLNLSKWAPLVIGAGMLLGATAKRSIIKDSSSILVGFGMLFIGMTMLSSTLEPLKHSPVFKELIVNYGDNAILGIGLGFLMTLALQSSAATIGILIALASNGVVPFITALYIIFGDNIGTCTTALISSLSTSRKGKRVAIIHLCFNIIGTIYFVLFLTGLLSSIVEPLDPGNVPRQIANAHSLFNIINVIVLFPFANYLVKLSYWILPVTEEEKEQEEAHNYTYLDNYLLQTPAIALNNVLYEFVLMSLKAEKTMTHAIKAIKENDKKAIQNALRYEKEVNLYEKEIISYLVELSKQNNVSDKDLSKIDYLFSAVHDVERVSDHAENIAEYADELLDKGLHLGEDVSRELDYVYTIVLEGFRCSIDAVSTASTKSIERIIAIEREVDQLKVDIRDKHIRRMNKGTSTAESGIFVMDLLSNLERISDHCRNIAETVEKVGTKLVN, via the coding sequence ATGACACTAGATATGATACTAGGTGCTATTGCTGGATTATGCTTATTTTTATACGGCATGAAAATGATGGCAGATGGGTTACAAAAAGTTGCAGGAAATAAATTAAAAGGTATTATTCAATCACTGACACGAAATCGTTTCATGGCTGTCTTAGTCGGAGCTTTTGTGACAATGGTCATTCAAAGCTCCTCTGCTACATCAGTCATGGTTGTAGGGTTCGTAAACGCTGGTTTAATGACTCTACAACAAGCTGTCGGTATCATCTTTGGTGCAAATATTGGAACAACTATTACAGCCCAATTAGTAACGTTAAACTTATCAAAATGGGCACCTCTTGTTATTGGTGCTGGAATGCTGTTAGGAGCTACAGCTAAAAGAAGTATTATCAAAGACTCTTCCAGTATTTTAGTTGGTTTTGGGATGTTATTTATTGGAATGACAATGCTATCATCGACATTAGAGCCATTAAAACACTCACCTGTGTTTAAAGAGTTAATTGTGAATTATGGTGATAATGCCATTTTAGGTATTGGTCTTGGTTTTTTAATGACACTAGCCTTACAAAGTTCAGCAGCAACCATTGGTATTTTAATTGCATTAGCATCTAATGGTGTTGTCCCTTTTATTACAGCATTATATATTATTTTTGGAGATAATATTGGGACTTGTACAACTGCCCTTATTAGTTCATTAAGTACATCACGAAAAGGAAAACGTGTTGCTATTATTCATTTATGTTTTAATATTATTGGAACAATTTACTTTGTGTTATTCTTAACTGGTTTATTATCGAGTATCGTAGAACCTCTCGATCCAGGCAATGTACCTAGACAAATTGCCAATGCACATTCATTATTTAATATTATTAATGTCATTGTTCTATTCCCATTTGCTAACTATCTCGTAAAATTATCTTACTGGATTCTACCAGTTACCGAAGAAGAAAAAGAACAAGAAGAAGCACATAACTACACTTATCTAGACAATTATTTATTACAAACACCTGCTATTGCATTAAATAATGTATTATACGAATTTGTTTTAATGTCATTAAAAGCGGAAAAAACAATGACACATGCTATCAAGGCAATCAAAGAAAATGACAAAAAAGCTATTCAAAATGCTTTGCGTTATGAAAAAGAAGTAAACTTGTATGAAAAAGAAATCATTTCATATCTTGTTGAATTATCCAAACAAAATAATGTATCTGATAAAGATTTATCAAAAATTGACTACTTATTTTCTGCTGTTCATGATGTTGAACGTGTATCTGACCATGCCGAGAACATTGCTGAATACGCAGATGAGTTATTAGATAAAGGCTTACATTTAGGAGAAGATGTTTCAAGAGAACTTGATTATGTCTATACTATTGTTTTAGAAGGTTTCAGATGCTCCATAGATGCTGTCTCAACTGCAAGCACAAAAAGTATTGAACGCATCATTGCCATTGAACGTGAAGTCGATCAATTAAAAGTCGATATTCGTGACAAACATATTCGCCGTATGAACAAAGGGACATCAACTGCAGAATCCGGTATCTTCGTTATGGATTTATTAAGTAATCTAGAACGTATTTCTGACCATTGCCGCAATATTGCAGAAACTGTAGAAAAGGTCGGCACAAAACTCGTTAATTAA